Proteins from one Hyperolius riggenbachi isolate aHypRig1 chromosome 4, aHypRig1.pri, whole genome shotgun sequence genomic window:
- the LOC137570878 gene encoding barrier-to-autointegration factor-like protein, whose amino-acid sequence MSCTSQKHRDFVVEPMGDKPVTALAGIGEVLGKKLEDLGFDKAHVVLGQFLVLRKDEDDLFKEWLKDSCGANSRQAELCSECLQEWCKSFL is encoded by the exons ATGTCTTGCACATCCCAGAAGCACCGAGACTTTGTGGTTGAGCCCATGGGTGATAAACCAGTCACAGCATTGGCTGGCATCGGAGAAGTTCTTGGCAAAAAATTAGAAGACCTaggatttgataag GCACACGTGGTTCTGGGGCAGTTTCTTGTTTTAAGAAAAGACGAAGATGACCTCTTTAAAGAATGGCTAAAAGACTCTTGTGGAGCCAACTCGCGTCAAGCAGAATTATGTTCAGAATGTCTGCAGGAATGGTGTAAATCTTTCCTGTGA